The Priestia megaterium NBRC 15308 = ATCC 14581 region AGGCGCGAATAACGTCACTTTGGCGCCCTAACTGATTATTAAGAGCTTGAGATTCATCAATCATTCGCTGAGTAGATCGATAAGTGGAATTCATTTGGTTACTCATTTGCCGCATTTCTTGTGTAGCCCGATTTGTATGTTGAGCCATTTGTTGCATTTGTTGATTAGACTGACCAAACGCCCTATTTGTTTGATTAGTTTGTCGACCTGTTTGATTCATCTGCTGGTTCATACGATTCATAGAGTCACGCCACTCACGAGTAGCATTATCTGTTTGCTGAAAAGCACGTACAGTATCATTCATGTAACGATTCAATTCAATAACAGGTGCTAAATTAACACTAGGCTGAATTCTTACATCCAAATCACGAATGCTCATATTTTCCCTCCTTTCTTCGAATTATTTTTAGTTACTTCACTTTATTAGCGTCATTCTTTTGCTTAATTAATTTGTTAAGAGCCTCATTTGCTTGCTGAAGCTGGTAAGGGGACATTTGGTAAGCCTCTGTGAGACTAATCATTCCTTCTGCAACGGGCCTCCAAAAATCCCAATTATCCTCTACTTCTTTTTTTACGACGTTCTGAGGTTTACCCTTACTTTCCGTCTCGAAGAAAGGTAGAAGCCTCTGTAAATAACTCGTTAAATCCATCTTTAGGTTCAATGCCCTTATCTTCATTGCCGTCAAAGTACTCCCAATCTACTTTTGGATCTACAATGACATGTTTAAATAACTCTTCTGCCATTTTTTCACTAGAAAAAGTACCTCTGTCAGTTGTGCAACGATCTTGAATTCTTACTTGTTCTCGATGCCCTGGGAATTGCAATGTGTATTCTACGCCTTCAACTGTTACCTTTTTTTGAGAACCGATTTTAGCCATTTTAAAAATCTCTCCTTTGTAATGTAAATATAAAGAAGCAGCCCTATTGGACTGCCTCAATTCATTTGTTTTTTTGTTATTTGGATTACGTCTAGAACGTTTCAATCAAATCACTCTTCTGTATAGTCAAATACTTTAAACTGGAATTCACGGCCACCTACTTCGGTATCAAACTCCTTAGAAGGGGTTTTAACAATACGAGCCTGTGTTCCACCAGCCTTTTCTTTTGTTGTGCCGTTATTATAGTTAACCCATATAGGGAACGGCTTCTTTTGCTTTGCCTTTTTCATCAAATAAGGATACGAAGGTGATGTTTGAGAAAGTGTTAGGGTAATAGTTCCTAACGTGTTATTACTCTCAGAAATAATAGCTTCTCCCTGAGCACTAACTTTCGTTGAGAAGAAATCCTCATCTTTTTCAGCTTGGATGAACGATCCTTCATCATAGCCAGTCATAAAAACACTATCTACAATTGCAGATGCATACTTTGGATCATACGTACGTGTCATATTTGTTCAGCTCCTTTAAACTAAAATTTCACCTTTTATTTCAGCCGAGTGAATAGCTCCAGCTAATTCAAACGAAAATGATAGACCATTATAAACACGACTTGCACGATCTGCAGGTAATGTTTCACTACGTGGTACTGTTGTAACTGTATAGATAGGGTTATCATCCTCATCTGCTGCAATAATACCTTGAGCAAATGCTTGTTGAAGAACAGTCGTTGCTGCACTATCGAACAACGCAATGCCTCGACTATCAAATGAAACTTTTCCATTGTTAGCAAAGGCGGATTGGACACTGTTTTCCATGTTGGTTTTAACCCATGACTTCCCATGCATGACGTCAATGTACTCACCACTTACGGTGATACCTTCGCTTGTTTGATTAATGCCAGCCTTCTTCACATAAGCAATAGCACCATCTTCATGAATAGCTGCTAGTTCGTCTGCATTTATATCAAGAACAGTGATACCTGTTAATGACTTGAACTTCCATGAAATAGAACCAACATCTTGGCTTCCTAATTCACCAACTAATGCTGCATCGGCCTGTTCATCTGCTGTTGGATGGTAAAAGTCAATCACATAATCATAATCTTTCACCTTAAATGCATTGCGGCTTGCTGCATCAGTTGTTTTTACCACATACATTTTGAATTTCTTACCTTCCACATAATCAGCAATAGCCACTTCATCTGTTAACTCAATATCTGCAGTTAACAAGAAGAACCAATCGTGATCATAATACTTGGCAATAGCTTCTGCAGCTGTTTTAGGATCTGTATCTGTTGCAGCTGGATCATATGTGGCAATAGCTAAAGTAGCTGGACGATGATCTTGAGCAAAAATAGCAGCTGCCTTCTTGTAGACCTCTGTTGTTTCAGCAAAGTCCGGTTTTACAGTATCGATGCTGCTATATGTTTTAAATGTACTCGCTCCTGCTTTTTCAGCTATAATGAGTGGCTTGCCAAGTCCAATTAAGCCGGATGGCTTTCTTAGCTCAATGCTTACAGTTACATCTTGTAATGGCATTCTATAAACCTCCTAAATTAATAGTTTCAATGAATTCACTTAGCTGACGAATTTGTTCATTCGTTGCTCTAAACTGCACATCGAAACCGTGTTTGTATTCATAATGTTCAACGAGAAATGTAGTGCGATCTTCAATGTTCCCTAGCATCGCAATGGCTATATTCTTTTCTTCTATGAATTCTTGACCCAAAAATAAAAACCACTGGTGGACTTGAAAAGCCTTCTCCATCGTGGTTTCAACATCTTCAGCATAGAAGCTAAACGATATAGTGTACTTATACTGTTCAATACGCTTTTGAAAAGCTGTATCGTCTTCAATATACTCTACAACAGCCCCTTGTCCTCTGCCTTTAATGTATGGTGACGTAATATTATAAACGCCGTAAGGTAAGGGAGGAGCAGGATTTATTGTATTTCCTTTAATAATTTGTAGCCCAG contains the following coding sequences:
- a CDS encoding phage structural protein; translated protein: MTRTYDPKYASAIVDSVFMTGYDEGSFIQAEKDEDFFSTKVSAQGEAIISESNNTLGTITLTLSQTSPSYPYLMKKAKQKKPFPIWVNYNNGTTKEKAGGTQARIVKTPSKEFDTEVGGREFQFKVFDYTEE
- a CDS encoding DUF3383 family protein codes for the protein MPLQDVTVSIELRKPSGLIGLGKPLIIAEKAGASTFKTYSSIDTVKPDFAETTEVYKKAAAIFAQDHRPATLAIATYDPAATDTDPKTAAEAIAKYYDHDWFFLLTADIELTDEVAIADYVEGKKFKMYVVKTTDAASRNAFKVKDYDYVIDFYHPTADEQADAALVGELGSQDVGSISWKFKSLTGITVLDINADELAAIHEDGAIAYVKKAGINQTSEGITVSGEYIDVMHGKSWVKTNMENSVQSAFANNGKVSFDSRGIALFDSAATTVLQQAFAQGIIAADEDDNPIYTVTTVPRSETLPADRASRVYNGLSFSFELAGAIHSAEIKGEILV
- a CDS encoding phage neck terminator protein; translation: MNIATIKEMIAQIKKDTGLQIIKGNTINPAPPLPYGVYNITSPYIKGRGQGAVVEYIEDDTAFQKRIEQYKYTISFSFYAEDVETTMEKAFQVHQWFLFLGQEFIEEKNIAIAMLGNIEDRTTFLVEHYEYKHGFDVQFRATNEQIRQLSEFIETINLGGL